Proteins found in one Quercus robur chromosome 2, dhQueRobu3.1, whole genome shotgun sequence genomic segment:
- the LOC126712589 gene encoding uncharacterized protein LOC126712589, with translation MVSATPTPPGPDPSIKSPKNVYHIGGIQVEFPYQPYGSQLAFMGRVISTLDRAQRENHCHALLESPTGTGKSLSLLCSTLAWQQSCKLKNQFANLTHSKPNPEAFTDPLAHGGGFVPEVEPSANAGPENLDPTQSAANNKNQKKKAAPTIYYASRTHSQISQVIREYRKTAYRVPMAVLASRKHYCTNKHIRGKDNIDEECKLLLRDREVGCPEFKNAHKVKGHPSLQKGGCHEAHDIEDLVRVGQVVKGCSYYAARSMADDAQLVFCPYSYVINPVIRGAMDVDIKEAIVILDEAHNIEDIARDAGSVDLEEDILYKLQTELEHLCTVDVLTYQPLYEMTEDLISWIERRKSTLEKRDFQHHISCWTGDKALRELQEANISQQCFPILLECATKAIKAATDLESDVARLSGMSVITLEGLFSSLTYFFSRNGSHIYDYQLALQRCVKRDAGKVGNWTHTFSLWCLNPAVVFRDIADLSLSVILTSGTLSPMNTFSSELGVQFGTCLEAPHVIDVESQVWSAIIPTGPGNYPLNASYKTADAYAFQDALGKSLEEIFNIVPGGCLVFFPSYKLMEKLCNRWSETGQWSQLTIKKSLFVEPRGGSQDDFEPVLKGYYDSIRLGNKPAFGRKSRVKKTDLNHFNTVESPENLKKGAAFLAVFRGKVSEGIDFSDDNARVVIIVGIPFPNMFDIQVSLKKKYNDTHKSSKGLLSGNEWYCNQAFRALNQAAGRCIRHRFDYGAIILLDERYQEERNRAYVSKWLRKSIRQYDSFDSSKDGLKLFFADVKEWVGKNTVNVLQNFDIKEEKSESAIVVGQSKGLRRNENQKLNKSDHYGRKRISMTKYDASLPLQKSQGNVKVQASLKMDEDTSNCIEYVDLECSFQKESRCSEDFSMAFSVEDPDVSIVKETPCSTSPGSLSKDENSCSTIIEDSTEFPDHVSVHSICLASEGKSLSGAQCSVVVTPEKNITMNTYSSMPDMESSLNLSVNSHTQKRRKSMGTPLINLIEDEQSDAPNAITPVCTGLTRSSMASKDANRRIEFGLESSYAEHKSKKSSVSQLLTKDNCVASCVPPISFVEKRLQISCFLCKSPLGLPENHLYVMCLLTSSSKVHLASVLKEKLEPHDVNTPTSIQVIMTDILSVHPQLYSRRPEGAPGQGVWCEEDGCVFNTIFCPFCSNPSNCLGVQIVATDASNVHLLNKILFYRAHLEIKNLETSSDKVSEEKNLLPASGSGMEKEAILNSIDKFSYSPQQQNSGGWRTTKSKLKLPKKGLLSNSEG, from the exons ATGGTCTCTGCAACTCCAACTCCTCCAGGTCCAGACCCAAGCATCAAGAGCCCTAAAAATGTGTACCACATCGGAGGCATCCAAGTCGAATTCCCGTACCAGCCGTACGGGTCGCAGCTCGCGTTCATGGGTCGGGTCATCTCGACTCTAGATCGAGCCCAGAGAGAGAACCACTGTCACGCGCTCCTCGAGTCCCCGACCGGTACCGGAAAATCGCTCTCGCTTCTCTGCTCCACTCTCGCTTGGCAGCAGAGCTGTAAATTGAAGAACCAGTTCGCCAATCTCACTCACTCCAAGCCCAATCCCGAGGCTTTCACCGATCCTCTCGCTCACGGTGGCGGCTTTGTTCCAGAAGTGGAACCTTCAG CTAATGCGGGGCCGGAAAATTTGGACCCAACTCAATCTGCAGCAAACaacaagaatcaaaagaaaaaggcagCACCCACCATATATTATGCATC gAGGACACATTCACAAATTTCTCAAGTAATTCGTGAATATCGAAAAACTGCTTACCGGGTCCCAATGGCTGTTTTG GCATCTAGAAAGCACTACTGCACAAACAAGCATATACGAGGGAAAGATAATATTGATGAAGAATG CAAGTTGCTTTTGAGGGATCGAGAAGTGGGATGCCCAGAATTTAA AAATGCACATAAAGTCAAGGGACATCCATCACTGCAGAAAGGAGGATGCCATGAGGCTCATGATATAGAAGATCTTGTGAGAGTTGGACAAGTTGTGAAag GTTGTTCATATTATGCAGCACGTTCTATGGCAGATGATGCACAATTGGTTTTCTGTCCATACAGCTACGTCATTAATCCAGTCATTCGAGGAGCGATGGATGTAGATATTAAAGAAGCCATTGTGATTCTTGATGAAGCCCA CAACATAGAGGATATTGCTCGAGACGCTGGCAGTGTGGATCTTGAAGAAGACATTTTGTACA AATTGCAGACGGAACTAGAGCATCTCTGCACAGTGGATGTTCTAACTTATCAACCTTTATATGAAATGACAGAG GACCTTATAAGTTGGATTGAGCGGAGGAAAAGTACACTAGAGAAACGTGACTTCCAGCACCACATCTCTTG TTGGACTGGTGATAAGGCTTTAAGAGAGCTCCAAGAGGCTAATATTTCACAGCAGTGCTTCCCAATCTTGCTAGAATGTGCCACGAAG GCAATTAAAGCTGCTACAGATTTAGAGTCGGATGTAGCACGTTTAAGTGGCATGTCAGTAATAACTTTGGAAG GGTTATTCTCTTCTCTAACTTACTTTTTCTCAAGAAATGGGAGTCACATTTATGATTATCAGCTTGCTTTACAACGATGTGTCAAAAGAGATGCTG GAAAAGTTGGCAATTGGACACATACTTTCAGTTTGTGGTGCTTGAATCCAGCTGTTGTTTTTAGAGACATTGCTGATCTTTCTTTGTCTGTCATATTAACATCTGG gACTTTGTCTCCAATGAATACCTTTTCATCTGAGCTTGGGGTTCAGTTTGGAACTTGTTTGGAAGCTCCACATGTGATTGATGTTGAGTCACAG GTGTGGTCTGCTATAATACCCACTGGTCCAGGTAATTATCCACTGAATGCAAGTTATAAAACAGCAGATGCATATGCATTTCAG GATGCACTTGGGAAATCTTTAGAGGAGATTTTTAACATTGTTCCAGGAGGTTGTCTAGTGTTCTTCCCAAGTTATAAGCTGATGGAGAAACTATGCAATCGTTGGTCTGAAACTGGTCAATGGTCACagctaactataaaaaaatCCCTTTTTGTTG AGCCAAGAGGAGGAAGCCAAGATGATTTTGAACCTGTTTTGAAAGGTTACTATGACTCAATTCGTCTAGGCAATAAACCTGCTTTTGGGAGAAAGAGTCGGGTAAAGAAAACAGACCTTAATCACTTCAACACGGTCGAGTCCCCagaaaatttaaagaaaggAGCTGCGTTTCTGGCAGTTTTCCGAGGAAAG GTTTCAGAAGGAATTGACTTCTCTGATGATAATGCCCGTGTGGTT ATAATTGTTGGAATTCCTTTTCCCAACAT GTTTGATATTCAAGTATCgttaaagaagaaatataaTGATACACATAAATCATCCAAAGGCCTTCTAAGTGGGAATGAGTGGTACTGTAACCAAGCCTTCCGAGCTCTAAATCAAGCTGCAG gaCGTTGTATACGACATAGGTTTGATTATGGAGCCATTATCCTATTAG ATGAGCGCTATCAGGAAGAAAGGAATAGAGCATACGTATCAAAGTGGCTAAGGAAGTCAATTAGACAATATGACAGCTTTGACTCTTCAAAAGATGGATTAAAATTGTTTTTCGCAGATGTGAAG GAGTGGGTTGGGAAGAATACTGTAAATGTATTACAGAATTTTGACATTAAAGAGGAAAAGTCTGAAAGTGCGATTGTTGTGGGTCAAAGTAAAGGGCTTAGAAGAAATGAAAATCAGAAACTGAACAAGTCTGATCATTATGGACGGAAAAGGATTTCTATGACAAAGTATGATGCTTCCCTTCCTTTGCAGAAATCTCAAGGTAATGTCAAAGTTCAGGCATCTCTGAAAATGGATGAGGACACTAGCAACTGTATAGAATATGTTGACCTTGAGTGCAGTTTTCAGAAAGAATCAAG GTGCTCTGAGGATTTTTCCATGGCATTCTCTGTTGAAGATCCAGATGTATCTATTGTCAAAGAAACCCCATGCTCTACTAGTCCAGGATCCTTGTCTAAGGATGAAAACTCTTGTTCAACCATAATTGAGGATTCTACTGaatttccagatcatgtatcaGTTCATTCAATCTGTTTAGCTAGCGAAGGGAAATCACTTTCTGGTGCCCAGTGTTCAGTGGTAGTTACTCCTGAAAAGAATATCACTATGAACACCTACAGTTCTATGCCAGATATGGAATCATCTTTGAATTTAAGTGTTAATTCTCATACCCAAAAAAGGAGAAAGTCCATGGGAACTCCACTTATTAACCTTATAGAAGATGAACAATCCGATGCCCCCAATGCTATAACCCCTGTCTGTACTGGTTTAACAAGAAGCTCAATGGCTAGCAAAGATGCAAATCGCAGAATTGAATTTGGTTTAGAGTCTAGTTATGCAGAACACAAATCTAAGAAGTCCAGTGTTTCTCAATTGCTCACAAAGGACAATTGTGTTGCTTCATGTGTGCCTCCTATTTCTTTTGTGGAGAAAAGATTACaaatttcttgttttctctGCAAAAGCCCTTTGGGTCTTCCTGAGAACCATCTATATGTAATGTGCCTGTTAACATCATCATCGAAAGTCCACCTAGCATCTGTCCTAAAAGAGAAATTGGAACCTCATGATGTGAATACACCTACAAGCATACAAGTTATCATGACTGACATTTTATCTGTTCATCCACAGCTCTATTCCAGAAGACCTGAAGGTGCTCCAGGACAGGGTGTTTGGTGTGAAGAAGATGGGTGTGTATTCAATACCATTTTCTGTCCTTTCTGCAGTAACCCCAGCAACTGTCTTGGTGTGCAGATTGTGGCTACTGATGCATCAAATGTTCATTTACTTAATAAG ATATTGTTTTACCGTGCGCATTTGGAAATTAAGAATCTTGAAACATCAAGTGACAAGGTTTCAGAGGAAAAG AATTTGTTGCCAGCCAGTGGCTCAGGCATGGAAAAAGAAGCCAtcttgaattccattgataaattCTCTTACTCCCCACAGCAACAGAATTCAGGAGGCTGGAGGACTACAAAATCGAAG TTAAAACTACCAAAGAAAGGCTTGCTTTCTAATTCAGAAGGCTAA